A region of Ochotona princeps isolate mOchPri1 chromosome 2, mOchPri1.hap1, whole genome shotgun sequence DNA encodes the following proteins:
- the QSOX1 gene encoding sulfhydryl oxidase 1 has product MRSQVRRSNQRVTGHSGSSRRLLLSDWRPALNLAALDCADETNSAICRDFNIPGFPTVRFFKAFSKGGLGTTLPVAGADAPTLRERLIDALETHRDKWPSACPPLEPARLKEIDGFFARNNKEYLALIFEKEGSYLGREVTLDLSQHQGLAVRRVLSTQRDVVSRFAVTNFPSCYLLFRNGSVSRVPVLTESRPSYTAYLQKLPGLTREASHTTVAPTTSNKIAPTVWKFADRSKVYMADLESALHYILRVEVGKFSVLEGQRLVALKKFVAVLAKYFPGRPLVQNLLYSIDDWLKRQQKKKIPYSYFQTALDSRREDAVLAKKVNWIGCQGSEPHFRGFPCSLWVLFHFLTVQASRRSTEPPRDMAKGQEVLQAIRSYVRHFFGCRECAGHFEQMAARSMHRVGSANDAVLWLWNSHNQVNARLAGAPSEDPQFPKVQWPPRELCSACHNELQGPMPVWDVGATLDFLKSHFSPGNIALDPPPARPAPRRGVVRALELTTENSSTLTPEVSEAPGTTVPAERPEADEPEADTLRVEQQEAVPGPPRKRLSRRDTGAVLLARPQPREDGPQGAWPLRRVGRGAAKLLAGMPEEEPMVAVAARARRAPGQWLQVLGGGFSHLDASLCVGLYSLSFMGLLAVYSFFRARMRALKGHASHSAA; this is encoded by the exons ATGCGGAGTCAGGTCCGCAGGTCAAACCAGAGGGTGACAGGTCACAGTGGCTCATCAAG GCGTCTCCTCCTTTCAGACTGGAGGCCGGCGCTGAACCTTGCTGCCCTGGACTGCGCTGATGAGACCAACAGTGCCATCTGCAGGGACTTCAACATCCCCGGCTTCCCCACCGTGAGG TTCTTCAAGGCTTTCTCCAAGGGCGGCTTGGGAACAACCCTGCCAG TGGCTGGTGCCGACGCGCCAACGCTGCGTGAGAGGCTCATTGATGCCCTGGAGACGCACCGTGACAAGTGGCCCTCGGCCTGTCCTCCTCTGGAGCCTGCCAG GCTGAAGGAAATTGATGGATTTTTTGCAAGAAACAATAAAGAATACCTGGCTTTGATCTTCGAAAAAGAAGGTTCCTACCTGGGGAGAGAG GTGACTCTGGACCTGTCCCAGCACCAGGGCCTGGCGGTACGCAGGGTGCTGAGCACCCAGAGAGACGTGGTGAGCAGATTTGCCGTTACCAACTTCCCATCTTGCTACCTGCTGTTCCGGAATGGCTCTGTCTCCCGGGTCCCTGT GCTAACCGAGTCCAGGCCATCCTACACGGCGTACCTGCAGAAACTTCCCGGGCTCACCAGGGAGGCCTCGCACACCACCGTGGCACCCACCACGTCTAACAAGATAGCACCCACGGTGTGGAAATTTGCAGATCG CTCCAAGGTCTACATGGCCGACCTGGAATCTGCGCTGCATTACATCCTGCGGGTGGAAGTGGGCAAATTCTCCGTCCTGGAGGGACAGCGCCTGGTGGCCCTGAAAAAGTTCGTGGCCGTGCTGGCCAAG TACTTCCCTGGCCGGCCCTTGGTACAGAACTTGCTGTACTCCATAGATGACTGGCTCAAGAGGCAGCAGAAAAAGAAGATCCCCTACAGCTATTTCCAAACTGCCCTGGACAGCAGGAGGGAG GACGCTGTGCTGGCCAAGAAGGTGAACTGGATCGGCTGCCAGGGTAGTGAGCCACACTTCCGGGGCTTCCCCTGCTCCCTGTGGGTCCTCTTCCACTTCCTGACGGTGCAGGCGAGTCGGCGAAGCACAGAACCCCCACGAGACATGG ccaagggccaggaggtgCTGCAGGCCATCCGGAGCTACGTCCGTCACTTCTTCGGCTGCCGGGAGTGTGCGGGCCACTTCGAGCAGATGGCTGCCCGCTCCATGCACCGGGTGGGTAGCGCCAATGACGCCGTCCTCTGGCTCTGGAATAGCCACAACCAGGTCAACGCTCGCCTCGCAG GAGCCCCCAGCGAGGACCCCCAGTTCCCCAAGGTGCAATGGCCACCACGTGAACTCTGCTCTGCTTGCCACAATGAACTCCAGGGCCCGatgccagtgtgggatgtgggcgcCACCCTCGACTTCCTCAAGAGCCACTTCTCCCCTGGAAACATTGCCCTGGACCCCCCTCCGGCTAGGCCGGCCCCCCGCCGGGGTGTGGTGAGAGCCCTGGAGCTGACCACAGAGAACTCTTCCACCCTGACTCCTGAGGTGTCCGAGGCCCCAGGAACCACGGTGCCTGCTGAGAGACCCGAGGCAGATGAGCCCGAGGCAGACACGCTCCGGGTAGAGCAGCAGGAGGCTGTACCAGGGCCGCCACGGAAGCGCCTGAGCAGGCGGGACACAGGGGCGGTGCTGCTGGCCAGGCCCCAGCCCCGCGAGGATGGCCCCCAGGGTGCCTGGCCGCTGAGGCGCGTGGGCCGTGGGGCCGCCAAGCTGCTGGCAGGCATGCCTGAGGAGGAGCCTATGGTGGCAGTGGCAGCCCGGGCCAGGAGGGCCCCTGGCCAGTGGCTGCAGGTGCTGGGTGGGGGCTTTTCTCACCTGGATGCCAGCCTGTGTGTGGGGCTCTATTCCCTGTCCTTCATGGGCCTGCTGGCCGTGTACAGCTTCTTCCGGGCCAGGATGAGGGCCCTGAAGGGCCACGCCAGCCACTCTGCAGCTTGA